In Monodelphis domestica isolate mMonDom1 chromosome 1, mMonDom1.pri, whole genome shotgun sequence, the sequence ACCATGGCTCCCTAAGTTCCTGGACCAAGCAATTTATATAGGAAGAATAGCACAATGAATTGCTAGGGGCAAAATGAAAATTGAATAtcttggggcagctggatagcacaTAGATAGGTCAGAAGTCAGGAGGATCTAGGTTTGAATTTGAGCTCAGATACCTCCTAcctatgactctggacaagtcatttgacctcaattacctagctcttgcagctcttttgtcttagaatttatactaagacagaaagtaagggtttaaaaaaagaaaaaaatctaaaactgtATCTGGTTTCACTTCCTCACCCTGAACTTGAAGTCCTCATCTATCCAACAGCACCTGATCACAATTCACCTTAGGATTCTATGAGTAATCCCTACGAGAAGAGGATTTACAATATGGTTACTAATAAGTCCCTATTAGTGTACGTCCCATTGCTTCTGTTTGTAACCTTGATTTGTTTTCAGCAAAGGAATTCCCCAAGAAGGAATTGTAAGAACAGTTAGTATAAAACATTTCTCCCAAACTGAAGGACACAGCCTCCCTCTTGCACACACAAGTTTCCTGGAGAAAATAGGTTTAATATAAAGTAAAATGGTGGTGAGGTACTCATGTAGAGAACATATAAGGCAAAGGGATATCTCATGGCTTCTGGTTACTGaaagtccttttctcctttcatggATTCTTTAATAAGTTTCCTGTAGGTGTATTTTTCTACTGGAATGCAAAAATTGGTGCTTTTATAGGATTCATAGCCATCACTACCCTCCATAATGAAGGGTCATGATTCCTAAAGTTGGCACCATCCTTTGGTATCTTCTGTCTGTAGGTGTTTTCTCTGTCATCACCTATCTTGGCACTAAAAGCCACAATTACTATGCAGTATTACTATGTAGTATGACTTTAGTAGTTGCCTATTATAGCAGATAAAATTTAGTTTTTCTTCTAgaagtattatttattattattatatattattattaatatattattattattaagtattatctagaaggtttattaaagattaagaattaaagaaaattcaagtaagaaagcatgtgcctaggagggccgaaaggcccattcaatttcactaacatcatgagagacacgtttgcttggaagcggaagtaggagagagagagccgtaggcggagaccctttaaataataatttgttctcggcccaggtgggaattcaggtgaagttacaaagcattctgggaagtggccaaggacttctggggattgaagtccagggttcaaatctccatttttacatttctccatatgatcctctgggaaaaaaggtttttcccaaaggatcatgaaaacaaaatcaacttaaagattacaataatttgaggataagagggaaaaaaaaacccaaaaccaataattgctggacgcattcacaaaaagccagttagggggaagtcccctttggtatgaaagtatacatacaaataaatgttcaatcaaccacagccaaagttcattttttgatcttcttgtgcaacttgtggtctggaggcttattcatggtgtcttctccaacagttcagtttctagattcagagaggtagcatctttctttacctaaaattcttcttaaaaggaatttaaagtttgcaatttaaaataataatattttttacatttccccatcttgagggtgattgaaaaacacaggattacttagggatgcatggctgagttatgaggtatatgaatcaattggtaagagaaattaaaaagacatcagaaaaatccaaataaaaaaagaaaatttctggatgaaaatatagactatcaaagtcttatgtgtaaaaattctaagtaaaggaaaataaatctataacaggtccttgaatcagggcccaattaaaatgaacTAAGCAAGTAATCATTTacctagtcagtagccaggactacagaaagtttgcacactatgaaagacagaaaaaaggggccagattataggagccaagtaggagccaagtttggggatactcgtctgtattttcagagtaagtgtggacacaaggaaggcctatgtcttaacaaatgttaaacatagcaacctcgagtcttcacactaggttcaaccttagtattggcttagaagtgcgtCAATCCTACCTGGACTGGTTTAtatttggccctgtgcaatgacccttttgtgtatatcttgtcctggaatcagacagaattattaagcaaagtcccataattttttaaaaataattagtggcatcatttttatagtcttaagcttttagggcatgcattagcattatagcaaatgtattttcaacttatattactgcaaaatcaaaaaagttaaagaaaatctaaatactggtgacatgtgcttcaaatataaaaaaggagaggaaaaaataacaaaactgaaatagtatattgcacatgaaagaaaagtataataataaaaattttttaaattcaaaaatatagcttataatcattgacaaactctttcagctaagaaaatatagaatacaaggctttctcaccaaaaatgagatccatttcctcttcatatctggccatgatccactgtgaatgcaagcaaatgaattgaacaaggtaacatttttcatttttaaagaacagtagtacaaatatgtaggaatcagtatcccccaaattctcaatagcccaattaattacaacaGCAAATAaatacactatcatatttcatgtaagttgctgtatggcatttttaaaagcctatgaattgatggatagttgtcacaatttttacaaatgtagcaaatctttcaacctatgtaaacatattttaaaacaaagtaaaactcattttgggttttagaacatcatcaagaaatctagagggGCGGAGCTGGAGCAGTGGTGGTGGCTGCAGAGCGGTCAGAGGAGCGAGACCAGAGCCAAGGCTAGAGCCAGAGCTGCAACTGCGGGCCACTTGGGGTGGCACTGGCAGCGGGGGCCCGGAGACAGCAGAAATGGCAGAGCATCATAATCCGTGTCCAATCACCAGAGGGGGTAAAGTGGATCACTGCAACAAAGAGAGAAATAGCTGCAacattttttaatagtattttatttgatcatttctatgcattattcattaaagacaaagatcattttcttttcctccctccccccccccccccccccccgtagctgacgcgtgattccactgggtatcacatatgttcttgattcgaacccattgccatgttgttagtatttgcattagagtgttcgtttagggtctctcctctgtcttgtcccctcagccattgtagtcaggcagttgcttttcctcggtgtttctacttcctcagtttatcctttgcttatgaatggtgttttttttctcctggatccctgaaagttgttcagggacattacaccaccactaatggagaagtccattaccttcgattataccacagtgtattagtttctgtgtaccatgttctcctggttctgctcctctcgctctgcatcacttcctggaggtcgttccagtctccatggaattcctccactttattattcctttttgcacaataatattccatcaccaacatataccacaatttgttcagccattccccaattgatgggcatcccctcgttttccagtttttggccaccacaaagagcgcagctatgaatatttttgtacaagtctttttgtccattatctctttggggtacagacccagcagtgctatggctggatcaaagggtagacattcttttatcgccctttgtgcatagttccaaattgccctccagaatggctggatcagtttacaactccaccagcaatgaattaatgtccctactttgccacatcccctccagcattcattactttccataactgtcatgttagccaatctgctaggtgtgaggtgatacctcagagttgttttgatttgcatctctctgattatgagagatttagaacacttcttcatgtgcttattaatagttttgatttctttttctgaaaactgcctatccatgtcccttgcccatttatcaaatggggaatggcttgattttttgtacaattgattttagCTGCAACATTTTTGAAAAAGGTTGCAAAGGAGTTTGGCTTCCAGAATAATGGTTTCTCAGTTTACATCAATAGAAACAAAATAGGAGAGATAACAGCATCATCACCAAACAAATCCCTTAACCTGTTAAAAATTAAACATGGCGATTTGTTGTTCCTGTTTCCCTTGAGCCTTGCTGGACCCTCATCTGACACAGAAACTTCTTCCACACAAGCATTACGTGCTTGGGGAGCTCCCAATGTGGTAGAAGATGAGATTGATCAATACCTTAGTAAGCAGGATGGGAAGATTTACAGGAATCGAGACCCACAACTTTGCCGACATGGTCCTTTAGGAAAATGTGTGCACTGTGTACCTCTTGAGCCATTTGATGAAGATTACTTGAACTATCTTGAACCTCCTGTGAAGCATATGTCCTTCCATGCCTACATTCAAAAACTGACCAGAGGGGCTGATAAGGGGAAATTTGTTGCCCTGGAGAATATCAGCTGCAAGATTAAATCTGGTTGTGAGGGACATCTTCCATGGCCTAATGGCATTTGTACCAAGTGCCAGCCAAGTGCTATCACACTGAACAGACAGAAATATCAGCATGTAGACAACATCATGTTTGAGAATCACACAGTTGCAGATCGTTTCCTTGATTTCTGGAGAAAGACTGGGATCCAGCATTTTGGGTACTTGTATGGACAGTATACAGAGCATAAAGACATTCCTCTTGGCATTAGGGCTGAGGTTGCTCTACCATTTATGAAACCCCCCATATTGGTACACAGAACAGCCTGGAGCTCCTTGAAGACCCCAAAGCTGAAGTAGTAGATGAGATTGCTGCCAAACTTGGCCTAAGAAAGGTTGGCTGGATATTTACAGACCTGGTCTCAGAAGATATCCGAAAGGGCACTGTCCGATATAGCCGGAAAAAGGACACATTTTCTGAGTGCAGAAGAATGTATAACTTCAGGAAATTTCCAGAACAAGCATCCCAACATATGTCAGCTTTCCCCAGATGGTCATTTTGGATCAAAGTTTGTAACCATGGTAGCTACAGGTGGTCCAGACAACCAAGTTCATTTTGAGGATTACCAGGTATCTAATCAGTGCATGAAATTGGTTCGGGATGAGTGCTTATTGCCATGTTGAGATGCACCTGAGTTGGGTTATGCCAAGGAATCCAGCAGTGAACATATGTGCCTGATGTGTTCTATAAGGACACAGATAAGTTTGGTAATGAGATCACTCAGCTGGCCCGCCCACTCCCGGTGGAATATCTGATCATAGATATCACAACGACTTTCCCCAAGGATCCAGTTTATACTTTTTCTATTTCACAAAATCTATTCCCTATTGAGAACCAAGATGTCCTAGGCGAGACACAAGATTTTCATAGTTTGGCTACATATCTGTCTCAGAACACCTCTTCCATTTTCCTAGACATCATCTCAGATTTCCATCTGCTCCTCTTTCTGGTCACCAATGAAGTCATGCCTCTTCAGGACAGCATTAGCTTATTGCTGGAGGCTGTGAGGACTAGGAATGAGGAGCTAGCACAGACTTGGAAGAAATCTGAGCAGTGGGCCACCAGTGAACAGCTCTGCAGTACAGTTGGTGTCCAGATTCCAGGAATGCATGAATATGGTGCCATCGGGGGTCCAACACATGCCACCTCCTCTGCAATGTGGGCTTGTCAACACTGCACCTTTATGAACCAACCAGGCACGGACCACTTCGAGATGTGTAGCCTCCCTAGGACCTAACACTCCCCACCATCCTCCTGGACAAACCTGGGGACCAGACTTACAGCCCACTTATAAGCCAGGATCATTTCTCATGATTCTTCCCCTGTAGTGATGCCCCAATGGAGGGCAGAcctgaagaaggggaaaaggcTACCCATGGGTCTCTGCAACCCACAGAAGCTTCTTGGCACTGTTCTTTCCAGAGGGTATCCACTAGATAGAGGGATCCAAGGCTGGGTTTTCTGCCAGGCAAACTATCCCTAATGCAAGAAAGTCAGACATTTAACCTCAGTTTACAGTTTTGCAACTTGTATTTGATAAGAACTACGCCCTTTTGTGTCACCTGGAATTTGCTTTTCCTGcagccttcccctttccttttgcaaatttctcaatttttttatgcTCTTGCCCTTTCCACTTCTTCTACTCCTAGTCCCCTTTAAAAACCATATTGGCCCTCTGCCCTGTCCTTTGTTTTCTACTCCATTACCAGGTATTGGATGCCTTCTGACAGTGGCGGCTGCTTTTCCCCCCTTGCTGCTTGGCCAGTTATCTGGTTAGAATGAAAACCAGCAGGGTCAGATGAGCTGTGTCTTGGGACAGGGGGCTTTCCTTGTTGATTTGcatgatttttcccccttttcacctCAATCTTCCTCTCACCAGTCTAGGAGGTGAGATTTAAAGATCTACATTGGTTATAATGACAGCAATTTGTAATTCTTTCCTACAGgcctttttagtttgtttttattcttaaagagaaaaatactGTACAAAAGGGGAGTGAGAGGctactttcctcttccctttccttctcccttctcaagCTTTCACCTTAATCAATCCCTTTTGGGGTGTGTGTTTGTGGATGGGCGTGTGTGTAGATAAGTGTGGATCCACAGTTAGCTATCCTTTGAAGTAAACCTCAGTGACCAAGTCTTTCCACCAAGCTACATAGTAAGGACATTTTAAAAAGCTGAACGTCTAGAGGGGGAGAACTGAAGAATGAGCTGCATCCAGGCAAGTGGAACACTGGAGCTGAGCACTGGAGTTGGGCTGTTTtagctttgttttgctttttaaatttttaattagtgCCATAGTCCCCTGGGTCTAGCAGAGGTAAGCTCAGCTCAACCACAGTATTAAGTATTGTGTTCCCACCCAccaccttctttcctctttctacttCCTGAGTCCTGGGTCTTCTGATTCACTGGTATGTCAACTGCAGCAATCCCAGGAGGGAATTTAGGGTTCTGCCAAGTGTGAGGTCTGTGCAAGGTCCCCTGAGAAGGCAGCCAAGGAAGTAGAGAATGGCAGCTACAGGGAAAAAACAGAGGGCTTAATGGGATCCCTGGCATTTATTTACCGGCCTAAGCTCTGCCTGCAGGTGAGTAGGTACATCATAAGGCAACATCTCACGGAAATTCTTTAGAATTTCCCTCATATTGAGCCAACTGGCCTGGGCACCTTGTTACCATTTTGTCTTGATGCCAAATGCAAATCATCCTCAGCCATTTAGCATAAAGGAAAAGGGCACAGCTGCTAGAATGCTTCTATCACTTTTACACATCATAATATTTCTTGCATATGCTGAACCTTCTTTTCCTCTTGGGTTCTAGAGAGAATGTTTGCATCTGCTAGTTTGCATGTTGACTTCTGATGGTACCAGAAAGCTCAGTGTAAGCTTTGGCTGATATATTTGGGCAGAAGTGGCTAGTGGCATTAGTGGCTTTCCTGGCCAAGGGTTTGCCTGGTCTGTAACTTCCTTCAGGGGCATGTGGTACTATTTGCATAAGAATGATTGGAGCATGAAATCCTGCACAGGGGAGCTCCTCTCCAAGGTAATCTGTTCTAGAGCTATTGAAAATGGTTTTGGGGACTgactttttatttagaatagtaaataTCCTGATTAGTTCAGACATGCATCTAGTTCATAATCTTCCATTTGTGCATACACTGAAATCACTCATTTTCAACCAAGTGGAGACTTAACCTTGTTTCTGAGACATAATATCACAAATGTAGGATCAGATCACAAGAAGAAAAGGCCTAGGCTCCTCCTCTGCTTGCTCTAGTCTCCTTTATTTGCTGCTTTTGTTTCACTTCACTTTCaatcattattttttccctttgagaaaTTCTGGCATTCACAcaactttctttgtcttttttattttatttttgttttggtttaacTGCCTTAGTTCAACAATGGACTTTGTACCATTATCCAAAGAAAGCCAGTGAGGGCTTGATGAAACCATATATAGAACagtggggttgggaggagggcCAGGCTCCTGACCAAATCCTGGCCACTTCCTCCAACCCCACTGATGTATCTGAAAGGACAATTTGCCTTCCTAAATGCAGAAAGCCTGAATTGATCTTCCTTCTCCTACTTATAGTATAGACCATTTTCCCTTTGTTGTCCCAGCCAGCACATCTCCCTCAATGTAGCCCTTTGCAGTTTCTACACTAGAAGAGTAATGGTCCACAAACCAGGAAGGTGGTGACTGATAGGGCTCAGGGTAGAAGGGATTATGCAGGCAGGTGCAGCAGCCTTTTTTGACAAGAAAGATGTTGGTCTTTTCTTAGCccacctctcttctccccttaCAGTTTGCATAACTAAAAACTAGCTCTCTGGGGGTGTTGGTGCTCCAGCTTTGCTTGTTTGCAGATGTGCATTTGTTGGATTTGGATTGGAGTTCTCTTAATTACAGCCCTGTAAGTGAAATCTAATAAAAGTAcctgaaatgacaaaaaaaagaaaaagaaaaagaaagaaagaaatctagagatcattctggtggaagtaaaatgagctgaagagttatgaatgagagatgctccttttttggaggctttttaggggtacaaatgccctgagattaactgcccaacttcaattcacatttttagaaatgcgggaaggttgggggttataattgtatttcacttctgctactagaatgggccttacacctcatgttaggggcaggcaaaaatgactagagactgtttaaaaaaaattctaaaaattatgtctaaaaaccccttaaaatcagttgagatatttagcacgttaaattttccaaaggttgttatagcaattttctgatgcaTCCTCTATGTgaaaatttacaaagtcaaaaatagaaaggctgttttcatATATGAGCTTAATTACAATTATATTTGTTCAATATGCTTAtagaggaaaagcaacagaatttaacagtagttaaaactcagtacatgaaaatgattcagtgtaacagaatagtacggaatgcagtaatatatgaatttaaaatcacaaagttaaaccataaacaaaacaatcagtaaaatgcaatagaatacagtgatttttataaaacattggagtctgaaatgccttaaaaatacaacctccagtctctttaaagttccttgtttgtttgtttttttttaatccatttagattcctatagtcagaaggcagattggtaatggttaggcaatggggttttagtgacccatccagggccacaaagctgggaagtatctgaggccagatttcaactgaggacctctcgtctctaggcctggctctcagtccactgagaacacagctgcctccccaaagttagctaaagagttgcagagagctgaattttttttcctgaatctcatgtgaagtaaatgaaattatcaatatagttaaaagatatccttttaaagtagccatgctttaaattcctgtttggaaaagtctcttacttctttccctttttttcccccctcctgtgatcccctgcccgtggaggctaatcgtagcctaagggaaaattaccccccccccattttttaccagctgatagaaatgggTCCTGGGCCTGGGACAATGAGTCAGAATTGCTGGGCCGGTAGGTTCATCTGAGTCAGGATTGAAGGCTGCACAGCAGGTGGGCCAGGGCTGGACCTGGGGCAATGAGCGGTCTGCTCCAATTCTAGAGTTTGCTGGGGCTCACCAGGTGATGGAGATTTGGGTCAAACAGGTCTGGGTTGCAGGCAGGCAGAACGAGCCGGGGCTGCGGCCAGGTGAGTGGCAAACAGCAAACAGGTTTGGTGTGGAGGTGGGAACtcaggcaggcagggccgggaggTGGGAGCCAggagcctgtgagctatctaatggctggaacaagcTGAATCAGCAAcaatgtggcttaaaaaacaaacaaactaggcactagctattaaaggctgaactaagTTACAgtagatcagaagattgagggtatttcattttcccgaagtggttacgccaaactGTAGGAGATAAAATTTAGTttttctgctagaagtattatattttatgaggtttattaaagattaagaattaaagaaaatacaagtaagaaagcatgtgcctagtgGGCttaaaggcccattcaatttcacttacatcatgagagacgtgtctgcttggaagtggaagtaggaagagagagagctgtaggcagagaccctttaaatagtaatttgttctcggcccaggtgggaattcaggtgaggttacaaagcattctgggaagtggccaaggacttctggggattgaagtccggggttcaaatctccatttttacactatgtgacaggcactgaaCTCTATGCtttataagtatttttcattggaCAACACAATAAATTTTGCTTGAAGTAGGAGATAGGGAGAattaagaggtcctgggttcaaagatggTTCCAGactcctggacaagttacttaaccctcattgcctagccctaaccactcttatTCCTTGGAATCCATAaacagaactgattctaagacagaaagtaagtatttttaaaaagagaatttattGAGAATTTAACAGGTACCAACACTGTGCCTACTTTTGATGCTtaatacctatgtgaccttaACTACCTTGGGCCCCAGTTCATTAGTTTGTAAAATGTAGAAGTTGGTCTATATGGCCTTTGAGcctatgctttttaaaattaatttacattagacaaaaaaaaaaaaaggaaacccacAGCTCCCAATACTTCAGCATAAAATATATGCTATTGTTCCCAAGTTTAGATTTATCCTCTGACTTTCCAATAATAGAAATTGCTCTCAAATCCATCTACTTAGAAAACCACCTCCCAGACTGATGAGATGAAATTTCTTTCTCACTAGAAATATTTAATCACCAATTAGACTATGAATTCTAGGGATCCAACAATTAATAGGATATGCTCTGTTATTATGTCTGCTCTGCATTtattttgggaagaaaaaaagtacTTTGAAATTAGCAAGtgtgtttgtatttatattattaatcttTCTATTTAGCATAATTAGCTACTTCATCAAGCTTGCATACAGCTCGGGATGTTTAGAAATCAACTACAGAGAGGGACCAATCTAAATCCTCTGCAAAATTGTCCAGCTCCCTGAAGGATTACTGCAGGTGGTTCTGAGGTATTATGCATTCCAGTTgctcataaaaaaagaaaacataaatctCAATTGTTCTAGAAATGTATCATTAGAAAAACCAACCCCTTTCATTAAGTTTGCAACATTCATTATACTGAATTTCATTTTTCTGGAAACTACTTATCATTTACTACATGAAGATGCCtggccaattctgctttattatttcattaatattataTTGCATTCAGCAACTTTTTTAGGAAAATCCTTTCATACCAAAGAAACAAGAGATCAAATTCAGGAAAAAATATTAGACTTAATTTACAATACATCATCCCTCTTTATCCAAATAATTAACAGCACATTTTATCTAAACAATGGGCATTGCCTGAAAATGTAATTTCTGATTCCAGTGAGACATCTAAATTATAATTGCATCATTCCTTATTCTCATATAGCTTGAGCTATTTGGCATTCCTTCTGAATAATCATTGCCTGTAACTATTAGAGGCAATCTGACCTAGTTGATAAAGTtctgggtttagagtcagaagtacctggatttaaatcttacCTCTGTTATaccctagttatgtgatcctaggcataTCATTTAACCCTATATGACAGGTAACTGTGACAAATTTCTCTACTGAGTCTTATTATACAATAAATACTTGGGTGACAGAGGAGAGTGGGGTAATGCTCCTAGAAAAATAGTGCAAAAGTTGAATATTGTATGTTGAACCAATGGGAAATAGGAGGTTAGACTCCTTTCACCACTAAAAACTGTAATCTTCCATTAGAAATTGCTTAAAATACACTTTTCTGCTCATaattctttataataaaatattaattctgaTAATATGCTCTTTTCCTTAATAGTAACCATGAAATAACCCATAAAAATACagtgcacaaaataaaattggtaacatgcaaaacattttttcttgctAATAATTCCTTAGAATTCTGTGACATTTAGTGCTaacatctcatttaaaaaatttatttcaagCAATATTCACTTTTCATAACACATGAAACCTATAGGAACATAAATATTgcatatcaaataaaaaattaaaaacccttgccttccatcttagaattaatactgtgtattggttacaagagAGAAAtacagttagggctaggcaatgggggttaagtgacttgcccaaggccatacaactgggaaatgtttgaggccacatgtggacctcccatctccaggtctggctctttatctactgagcaacccagcttcccctatcaaataaaattattaaaaactaaaacatttttaacCTGAATCTTATCTTCCATTGTCAGATGGTGGTGTGAGGATATTGAACTATATATTATACTGCTGTAAATCTTTTGAAAACCAAAGGAGAAGCTTCTGGGATTCCAAGACTCAATATCACCTCTAACTCTCTGTTCTTCATAGCTGATAGATGAGTTGGAGATTGTGAAAGACACACCAGTTTGAAATAATCCATCAGTAATGTCTGCTTCTTGGGCCTTTGAGATCCTTAAGAATGGTGGAGTATAGAAGGATTAGCAGAGGTTAGCTAATGGTCTGACTTTGAGACTGCAATCAATGATGGGAttggcaaaaaaattaaaatgtgcaATGAATACAAGGGGCGGCTCTTtagtaaacaatgaaaatatgtaACAAATGTGCAGAGAGCTCTTTAATTTACAAAGTTAAGGTAAACAAGGCCAGTAAAGCCACTCCACAATCTTGCTCCAATGatgcctttcattttctttttctactgtgCATAGCTGGAAATGAGAGAGGCTATAAATATGGTAGTAAAAATGAGGTAACTAATAAAATCATGGAAATGCTTAAAGTCCTGAAAGTTAAACTGGAGAATATAAAGAATTGATTGTATTTAGTTTCTGAGATCTGTGTTGGTAAAGGGAGTTCACACACTGGGGGTTCTCTATGCTCACAAAATCACAGATATGGTATCAGTTACAGAAGATCTGAAAGGGAAAAGCAATAGATATTTCAGAAATTAATTATTTACTAGAGGGTTAGTGACTGAGAAAGAACTAGAATCCAAGCTTTCTAACTCCCAGACCAGGGCTCTTCCCACAATGATACTCCTCCAGAAtccatacaataaaaaaaaaattcattggtaAATGTTGTAATTCAGAATAATAATTACTAACATTTATACAATACTTTAATGTTTGTGAAGCATTTTGTATACATTATAtgatttgatccttataacaaccccaacgggtaggtgctattactaatTTCcaacttacagatgaggaaattgaagctcataGAAGTTAA encodes:
- the LOC100019358 gene encoding LOW QUALITY PROTEIN: nuclear protein localization protein 4 homolog (The sequence of the model RefSeq protein was modified relative to this genomic sequence to represent the inferred CDS: inserted 3 bases in 2 codons; deleted 2 bases in 1 codon; substituted 1 base at 1 genomic stop codon), whose translation is MKELRHEIIQLSQESVLDLTGGEIPQSLWCSKWRTSSRNLEGRSWSSGGGCRAVRGARPEPRLEPELQLRATWGGTGSGGPETAEMAEHHNPCPITRGAATFLKKVAKEFGFQNNGFSVYINRNKIGEITASSPNKSLNLLKIKHGDLLFLFPLSLAGPSSDTETSSTQALRAWGAPNVVEDEIDQYLSKQDGKIYRNRDPQLCRHGPLGKCVHCVPLEPFDEDYLNYLEPPVKHMSFHAYIQKLTRGADKGKFVALENISCKIKSGCEGHLPWPNGICTKCQPSAITLNRQKYQHVDNIMFENHTVADRFLDFWRKTGIQHFGYLYGQYTEHKDIPLGIRAEVATIYETPHIGTQNSLELLEDPKAEVVDEIAAKLGLRKVGWIFTDLVSEDIRKGTVRYSRKKDTXFLSAEECITSGNFQNKHPNICQLSPDGHFGSKFVTMVATGGPDNQVHFEDYQVSNQCMKLVRDECLLPCXDAPELGYAKESSSEXYVPDVFYKDTDKFGNEITQLARPLPVEYLIIDITTTFPKDPVYTFSISQNLFPIENQDVLGETQDFHSLATYLSQNTSSIFLDIISDFHLLLFLVTNEVMPLQDSISLLLEAVRTRNEELAQTWKKSEQWATSEQLCSTVGVQIPGMHEYGAIGGPTHATSSAMWACQHCTFMNQPGTDHFEMCSLPRT